Genomic DNA from Schistocerca serialis cubense isolate TAMUIC-IGC-003099 chromosome 5, iqSchSeri2.2, whole genome shotgun sequence:
CTCGCCCtagccaacgtacgatggtcacaggctctccaccgaactAAGGCACCGCAGGCTGCTCACATGCGCGGCTATcgaaatcactgcgcatgcgcgcggaCAGGAAACGCTCTTCTTATGCATGGGAGCGGGATTACAAAGTTAACACGGATCGGGACCTAACAGATTGCCAAACGTTGTCACACAAATAGCAAattgagcaaatgataaaagcgATGATGCGGGAATTAAGACATATTTAATAGCAACGCACGACAAACTTTGTGCATGCATTTTAAATCAGCCACAAGCTAATATGGAGGCCCTAGAATTGGGTAGAAATTACAACTAAACTAAAAAGATAGCTATGCTAAGGACGTTACTGTTAACGGATAAAACTGCACTAATAATATCTGCAGCAGAAACAACCATAGTCGCTACATCGCCATAATACTAAGCAGTCGACCAGGCAGTAATCAGAAGTTAAAGATTTATAACATACCTTGGCTCCATGACCTTATAATTACATAGAAGCCAACGAAGATATATAAAATACCTCCTAAAAGCGCGCAGcaataagaaaatacaaattacaaatggtgttcttcttggctGACCAAACCCTCAACACAGTAGGAGGGAAAACGTaccaaaatggggggggggggatgggggctcGTTACCATCCGTGAACAATCAACATCGTGCGCGTGTATCAACCAACTTACACGTCATGTAACTTAATGTGAAGAATTAAGCAAGGGACCCAAACCTTCaaagaaatttctgttttcttattggagCTGATCGTTAAGGACATCGTCTTTGGCATACTGCAGGTGTTTAAAAATCTGCATTTGCTCTAAGATGTCCAATTTTAAACCCTTAACTTCAGCATGAAGCAACTCGGCCGCTTAGTATTATGGCGATGTAGCAACTATGGTTGTTCTGCTGCAGATATCATTAGTGCGGTTTTATCCGTTAACAATAACGTCTTTAGCATAGCTATCTGTTTAGTTTAGTTGTAATTTCTACCTAATTCTAGGGCCTCCATATTAACTTGTGGCTGATTTAACTTCCGCTACAcgagagggcccccatgaaaaacgagtgatctcAGGACAATGTAACTTCGTCGAAACATTTCTGAGGACATTcagaaaagaaataacaaataaataaatgttgaaTTTTGACGTTGAATGTGCCTAGTGCTGGGCGGCTGTAATTAAGCTTTCACTACTTGCGCTATTGTAGACGGGAAACTATTTACCGTGTGGGAACCCAAATTTACAGGAATGCTGTTCGGACTTTGCGCTGCATGATTTGCTTTGTTAGCAGTGTTAGCTTCACGATTGCCGTTAGGTGCCGGTGCTGGTACGGCTGCGGAGGGATGAAATACGAGCATCcgcgtgcattacagttgcagacagtcaacatagaTCTGGGCAAGGTGAGCAGGgcaggttgaagaacatgattcgaacattcgaattaactggtgatttgggcattgctcctgggagaggacgACAGCCATTTGCGCCACAAGTTGCTCAAGAAGTAACTGTCGCCATGGCTGAGAATTCTGGACGTAATCTGCGGTCTTCAGTCAGTGCACTTACTGTGTCACCACAGCTGAAAATTCCACGGTGTACCATTCAAAAAGTGCTATAAAAATTGTGAAATGTTAACTCTAGTGCAGTTCCAAGGTGTCGTGAATGCAGATGACCGTCACATTGCGCAACGTCTGTAACACGGAATTTAAAAATGCTGCGCAATTAACAGATATTACTCTGTCGCGTGCAAACAGTAATTGGAAGTCTAAGACGAAAGTAATGTCTGTCTCACTTGGTGTCTAACTAGAAAACATCGCTCAAACAGTGTAAATTATCTTGACAGTGATTATGCAAGAGCCCCTCTACATAGTGTTTGATATTGTTGTGCAGCAGCTTTCTGATTAGATACGACTCCCAATTAGCGCTTATCTATTGAGTCACGCTCACATAAAaattagaaaatggctctgagcactatgggacttaccatctatggtcatcagtcccatagaacttaaaactacttagacctaactaacctaaggacatcacacaacaccgagtcatcacgacgcagagaaaatccctgatgccgccgggaatcgaacccgggaacccgtgcgtgggaagcgagaacgctaccgcacgaccacgagctgcggactaaaaatCAGAACCCAGGCTGCTattcaattgccggccggagtagccgagcggttctaggcgctacagtctggtgccgcgcgaccgctacggtcacaggctcgaatcctgcctcgggcatggatatgtgtgttgcccataggttagttaggtttaagtagttgtaagttctaggggactgatgacctcagcagttaaatcccatagtgctcagagccatttgctattcAATTATTAACAATCGACGGAATTTAATAGGGAGTACATGGGAACggaggctttctcggcgaatctcgatgaagAATTTTTCTCGAGTTATTAGTCGAATAAATCCGTCGTTGGCGATAACGTTTTTACAGGTTTccactcgtcatcttcaggtgaagtgtcggGTTCATTTTCATTGTGTgtctttatagccgctggaccacTGACTGCTCTGTCTCGACTGCAGACATGCAATAAACATGAATCCGACACTTCTCCTGAAGTTGACCAGTAGGAAACTTATGGACACATTGCCATACAACGCCGCCTTGACTCGGATGATAGCCCGAGAAAAATTCATCGTCTTTTATCAGGAGTATTGCAACACGAAGCCGGAAGAAGCGCCAGCAGCTATGATACCGACCTGCGGAAGCTTCTTAAGTTGCGGCAAGTGGATTCCAGCCACCTCCACTATCGCGGGCACCATGGCCCGAGGAAGGTTCAGCACGGGACTCGTGTTCAGCAGCAAGAGGCTGGTGTTCTTCGCAATCTCGTCCATTGGTGGTAGCGACTCGCCGAAGTATTTCGCTGCCATAGCGTTGATGGCAGGCTCCACATACCAGTCGTAGTACCAGTTTAGATACACGGAGAAGAACGTGTTCTTCAGGCGCTGGAGGAAGTTCATCCTATAGATTCCTGGAGAGAACTGGGTAGGGATGTAGGAAGGGTTAGTCGGGTTGCCGAACCGATAATCGGTCCACGTCATGTGGACGGACGAGAACATGGCGATGTGGGGCGCCTGGAACTTGTGCACAAAAGGCAGCATACAATCGGAGTGGAACATTTCAGTAAAGACGAGATCGAACGACTCGTTGGATTTCATAAGTTCCTGCATAGCGCGAGACTCAAGTGTAGCCTCGCACGTGTTCAGAGCTGTCGCCTCGATACCGCACACGTCTGTGAAAATGTTGTTGGTTCCGATCCCTGGGAAGAAAGGGACGTTCTCTACCACTAGGGGCATGGAGCCCACCAAGCTGACGTCCGTGTAGTTGGGCGACGGCTGGCGCTGGGGGAAGTGGCTGTAGACGGTCACTCGGTGCCCTCGAGCAGCCAGGGCCTTCATGAGGGGCTCGTACACCACGAAGTGGCTGGCGCCCGGGTACGGAAACAGGCCCAGCACGTTTGCCGCACCAGCTGGATCCAGGGGCGCGGCGCAGAGCAGGGCTGCCACCAGCACCCACGTATTCATCTAAACAGAAAGCAAACAACcgaaaatccagaatggaacaacgactatattatgaaaaggacagattgctactaaaCATCTCCTCTGAggagacagaggagatagagaagatccaaagaagagcggcacgtttcgtcacagggttatttggtaagcgtaatagcgttacggagatgtttagcaaactcatgtggcagactctgcaagagaggcgctctgcatcgcggtgtagcttgctgtccagggttcgagagggtgcgtttctggatgaggtatcgaatacattgcttccccctacttacacctcccgaggagatcacgaatgtaaaattagagagattcgagtgcgcacggaggctttccggcagtcgttcttcccgcgaaccatacgcgactggaacacgagagggaggtaatgacagtggcacgttaagtgccctccgccacacaccattggatggcttgcgtagtataaatgttgatgtagatataggtgtaggagtagacaggcacaacaaaaagactgctaaacatgtgagctttcgaccaaaaggccttcttctaacgtagaaaacacacatacacttccacgtaagcacaactcacacacatgacaactgatccagaatgacattttcactctgcagcggagtgtgcgctgatatgaaacttcctggcagattgaaactgtgtgccggaccgagaatcgatctcgggacctttgcctttcgcggtgaagtgctctacaatctgagctacccaagtcctcacagcttacttctgccagtacctcgtctcctaccttccagagcacttgcctgcgaaaggcaaaggtcccgagttcgaatctcggtccagcacacagttttaactgccaggaagtttcatggcaaCTGATCCTGGTCACTGAGAACCGGCTTCGGCGACCAGGGAcaattgtgaatgtgtgtgtgtattctgcatTTACATAAAACCATGAGGATTTTCTCACAACTTGGACGTAAATTTCGCTGCTTATTTATCCTAGCAGCTTTTATTTCCTATTAAAGGTGGAGTAGACCCAATTCCTGAGGTTATCATCCCGTAAAAGTCGAAAGGGGAAGGTGGATGTTAGGGAACACATTGTCCTGACATACTATGTGATTTTTCTTTCAGCAGACGCATTGTTAACTTTCGAGTGAATTTAGGGAATAATTTACGAATGTACGTCCTCAAGCATTGTGGATGTAAAACGTAGGATTTCAAAACGAATTTGTACAAAATAACAGGAGAGAGTCGCTGAAACATGCTACTACCGACCGATGAAAGCGCTAACCATTGGCATCGTAAATAAACCAGTGAGACAAACGTAATTACTGCTCATTTTTGTCAGCGATTTACTAAAATTCTGAAGCTACATCTCTTTGACAATAAAAATGGGATATTGTACTGACGACTATGTGCGCAGAGAACAGCATTATTGTGTGCTGTGGACGGTTGTTTGCAAGAATTTGTCTATTACTGAAATAGCAGTTTTATTAAGTTCCGTTTTAAGGTTGGTCTGGGAAGCTGCTGGTGGAGATAGATgtatgaaaatgtgtaaaatatTACTTACATGGACAAAAGGAGGGACACTGCAAAAAGAtaactgacaacaacaaaaattctgtaaGTCAAAAGCACTATCTTGTATTTAATAATGTTTTTCTGTATATGCGATTTGTGTGAACGTGTAGTTTTTATAACGAGATTAAAATAACTGAGTGAGTTTATCTTACGAAATTTTAATAAATACGGAATAATATATACATGTTTCTTTCACAACAGTAAAATAATTGACATTTATTATTTaagtgaaaaaaaggaaacaaagaaacacatgttctctctctctcacacacacacacacacacacacacacacacacacacacacacagagagggagagagagagagagagagagagagagaaagagagggtgagagagagagagagagagagagagagagagagagagagagagagagagagagagagagagaaagtatttatgcgttttcaaatgcatttacaattcAAGTCCGATGATGAAAATAAGTAAGTAGATGTAAAAAAAACAAGACAGAATGTCATCGAAATTCCTTTCTGTGTCGTATGATTTCGACACAGAGATGTTTGGCTTTGTGGAAGAAGTTACAATACTGTTTTCGTAACATTCCACATTCGTGATCGGACATTCCTTTGACTGGGACACGCGTCCTGCATTCCACTGTAGCACTGTAAGATGATCTTTCTTGAAATCCTTTCTTCACATTCTCTCCAACCAGAAATCTAAATATGGGAAGTTCCATCAAGAACTCATTTGAAACAAATTCGCGTTAACTGGGCTGTAGCATGTAGAGGTATCCAAATGCGTAAGTATTCCATTGCGCAAACGTTGTGCACGGACAAATGGGCTTCTGAAAGCAGTGCAACTGAGTGATTCACTATCGACCCTTCAACGTATGTATTCaattggaagttcaaaaatgttaacAATCGCCAGAAGTTTATCTAGTGTAAATTCGTTATTAAAGGAAGAGTAATAAGCAATCCGTCAACGGGTATCATCCCACGTTGGGATTCATGATAATGAAGATTCAGAACAACTAGCCAAGAAAAATACTTCACTACAACAAACTAATGTTCAAAACGACCAGTCTAACCTATAATAAAAGTCCTGTGTGAAAATGTTCGAGAAGATTGCTTAGAAT
This window encodes:
- the LOC126481604 gene encoding UDP-glucosyltransferase 2-like isoform X4; translation: MKMNTWVLVAALLCAAPLDPAGAANVLGLFPYPGASHFVVYEPLMKALAARGHRVTVYSHFPQRQPSPNYTDVSLVGSMPLVVENVPFFPGIGTNNIFTDVCGIEATALNTCEATLESRAMQELMKSNESFDLVFTEMFHSDCMLPFVHKFQAPHIAMFSSVHMTWTDYRFGNPTNPSYIPTQFSPGIYRMNFLQRLKNTFFSVYLNWYYDWYVEPAINAMAAKYFGESLPPMDEIAKNTSLLLLNTSPVLNLPRAMVPAIVEVAGIHLPQLKKLPQDIQTFMDEAEHGVILFTFGSTIRPEAVPQEVTAAMAAAFAELPQRVLWKGNVDGVPNLSPNVMVRRWLPQTDVLRHPGIRVFMTHGGQLGVIEAVYNAVPMVTIPLFADQHRNSIALVDKGVAVLLPLPETTKERILSALRQVLNDPGITVYCGEFCTDGMRIVFY
- the LOC126481604 gene encoding UDP-glucosyltransferase 2-like isoform X1, coding for MKMNTWVLVAALLCAAPLDPAGAANVLGLFPYPGASHFVVYEPLMKALAARGHRVTVYSHFPQRQPSPNYTDVSLVGSMPLVVENVPFFPGIGTNNIFTDVCGIEATALNTCEATLESRAMQELMKSNESFDLVFTEMFHSDCMLPFVHKFQAPHIAMFSSVHMTWTDYRFGNPTNPSYIPTQFSPGIYRMNFLQRLKNTFFSVYLNWYYDWYVEPAINAMAAKYFGESLPPMDEIAKNTSLLLLNTSPVLNLPRAMVPAIVEVAGIHLPQLKKLPQDIQTFMDEAEHGVILFTFGSTIRPEAVPQEVTAAMAAAFAELPQRVLWKGNVDGVPNLSPNVMVRRWLPQTDVLRHPGIRVFMTHGGQLGVIEAVYNAVPMVTIPLFADQHRNSIALVDKGVAVLLPLPETTKERILSALRQVLNDPGYKERAVELSRAFRDWRTPPLETAVFWSEYVLRHGGAPHLRSAAVDAPLPQYLLLDVLAALAVAVASVLLCCRLLTRRVTTLCWGSPGKPKAH
- the LOC126481604 gene encoding UDP-glucosyltransferase 2-like isoform X3 produces the protein MKMNTWVLVAALLCAAPLDPAGAANVLGLFPYPGASHFVVYEPLMKALAARGHRVTVYSHFPQRQPSPNYTDVSLVGSMPLVVENVPFFPGIGTNNIFTDVCGIEATALNTCEATLESRAMQELMKSNESFDLVFTEMFHSDCMLPFVHKFQAPHIAMFSSVHMTWTDYRFGNPTNPSYIPTQFSPGIYRMNFLQRLKNTFFSVYLNWYYDWYVEPAINAMAAKYFGESLPPMDEIAKNTSLLLLNTSPVLNLPRAMVPAIVEVAGIHLPQLKKLPQDIQTFMDEAEHGVILFTFGSTIRPEAVPQEVTAAMAAAFAELPQRVLWKGNVDGVPNLSPNVMVRRWLPQTDVLRHPGIRVFMTHGGQLGVIEAVYNAVPMVTIPLFADQHRNSIALVDKGVAVLLPLPETTKERILSALRQVLNDPGTTRYTPAYWSEPTGTKRKK
- the LOC126481604 gene encoding UDP-glucosyltransferase 2-like isoform X2, with amino-acid sequence MNTWVLVAALLCAAPLDPAGAANVLGLFPYPGASHFVVYEPLMKALAARGHRVTVYSHFPQRQPSPNYTDVSLVGSMPLVVENVPFFPGIGTNNIFTDVCGIEATALNTCEATLESRAMQELMKSNESFDLVFTEMFHSDCMLPFVHKFQAPHIAMFSSVHMTWTDYRFGNPTNPSYIPTQFSPGIYRMNFLQRLKNTFFSVYLNWYYDWYVEPAINAMAAKYFGESLPPMDEIAKNTSLLLLNTSPVLNLPRAMVPAIVEVAGIHLPQLKKLPQDIQTFMDEAEHGVILFTFGSTIRPEAVPQEVTAAMAAAFAELPQRVLWKGNVDGVPNLSPNVMVRRWLPQTDVLRHPGIRVFMTHGGQLGVIEAVYNAVPMVTIPLFADQHRNSIALVDKGVAVLLPLPETTKERILSALRQVLNDPGYKERAVELSRAFRDWRTPPLETAVFWSEYVLRHGGAPHLRSAAVDAPLPQYLLLDVLAALAVAVASVLLCCRLLTRRVTTLCWGSPGKPKAH